From a single Streptomyces rubradiris genomic region:
- a CDS encoding DUF4235 domain-containing protein, with product MAKKDKHKKKLPLVYQPFGFALSWAGGALAGLAFRKAWKVIRHEDDAPDALDPDRGWGEILLAAAVQGAIFAVVRSAVDRTGAKAIARSTGVWPTTDKGGRD from the coding sequence ATGGCCAAGAAGGACAAGCACAAGAAGAAGCTCCCGCTCGTCTACCAGCCGTTCGGCTTCGCGCTCAGCTGGGCGGGCGGCGCGCTGGCCGGGCTGGCGTTCCGCAAGGCGTGGAAGGTGATCCGGCACGAGGACGACGCGCCCGACGCGCTGGACCCGGACCGCGGCTGGGGCGAGATCCTGCTGGCGGCGGCGGTCCAGGGGGCGATCTTCGCGGTGGTACGCAGCGCCGTGGACCGCACCGGCGCGAAGGCCATCGCCCGCTCGACGGGCGTGTGGCCGACGACGGACAAGGGCGGCCGGGACTGA
- a CDS encoding pyridoxamine 5'-phosphate oxidase family protein has product MTPPPARSVEQCTEDVLRRLENDVDAWVATAAPDGAVPHLVPLSFVWDGTSLLIATAAGSPVGRGLVATGRARLGVGSARDVVLIEGVAQAVTPEDLPEEDAEVFAGKTGFDPRRLADRYLYFRVVPRRVQAWREENEPHGRELMRDGRWLVAG; this is encoded by the coding sequence ATGACCCCGCCCCCCGCCCGTTCCGTCGAGCAGTGCACCGAGGACGTCCTTCGCCGGCTGGAGAACGATGTCGACGCGTGGGTCGCCACCGCCGCTCCCGACGGTGCGGTGCCCCATCTCGTGCCGCTGTCGTTCGTGTGGGACGGCACCTCGCTGCTGATCGCCACCGCGGCCGGCAGCCCCGTCGGCCGCGGCCTCGTGGCCACCGGCAGGGCCCGGCTCGGTGTCGGTTCCGCCAGGGACGTCGTCCTGATCGAGGGCGTCGCCCAGGCGGTGACCCCCGAGGACCTCCCCGAGGAGGACGCCGAGGTGTTCGCCGGCAAGACCGGCTTCGACCCGCGCCGGCTGGCCGACCGTTACCTGTACTTCCGGGTCGTCCCGCGGCGGGTCCAGGCATGGCGGGAGGAGAACGAACCGCACGGCCGCGAGCTGATGCGCGACGGGCGGTGGCTGGTCGCCGGCTGA
- a CDS encoding GlxA family transcriptional regulator, whose product MPAPRPRTHRPQQVAVLALDGAYPFELGIPSRVLGAADGRYEVRTCTVDGRPVRSGADFTIGVAHGPEILDTADTVVITSVPPADIPTGLSGDLAAALARIRPDARIVSICTAAFVLAEAGLLDGRRATTHWQLADAFRRRYPKVDLDPDVLFVADGRMLTSAGAASGVDICLHIVRTDHGSALANTAARRCVVPPFRDGGQAQYIEQPVPESGAASTAATRAWALERLDRPLTLADLAGHARMSLRTFVRRFNDEVGLSPGRWLIQQRVARARHLLEAGDLPVDRIAAEVGFATGASLRQHLHAALGVSPQVYRRTFRQTR is encoded by the coding sequence ATGCCCGCCCCGCGTCCGCGCACCCACCGTCCGCAGCAGGTCGCCGTCCTCGCCCTCGACGGCGCCTACCCCTTCGAGCTGGGCATTCCGAGCCGCGTCCTGGGTGCCGCCGACGGCCGCTACGAGGTGCGCACCTGCACGGTTGACGGCCGGCCGGTGCGCTCCGGCGCCGACTTCACCATCGGTGTGGCGCACGGCCCCGAAATCCTGGACACCGCCGACACGGTCGTCATCACCTCCGTGCCGCCCGCCGACATCCCCACCGGACTGTCCGGCGACCTCGCCGCCGCGCTCGCCCGGATCCGGCCGGACGCCCGCATCGTGTCCATCTGCACGGCCGCCTTCGTCCTCGCCGAGGCGGGCCTGCTCGACGGCCGCCGGGCCACCACCCACTGGCAACTGGCCGACGCCTTCCGCCGCCGCTACCCGAAGGTGGACCTCGACCCCGACGTGCTGTTCGTCGCCGACGGCCGCATGCTCACCTCCGCCGGCGCGGCCTCCGGCGTCGACATCTGTCTGCACATCGTCCGCACCGACCACGGCAGCGCACTGGCGAACACCGCCGCCCGCCGCTGTGTGGTGCCCCCCTTCCGGGACGGCGGCCAGGCCCAGTACATCGAACAGCCGGTCCCCGAGAGCGGCGCCGCGAGCACGGCCGCGACCCGGGCCTGGGCGCTGGAACGACTGGACCGGCCGCTCACCCTCGCCGACCTCGCCGGCCACGCGCGGATGAGCCTGCGCACGTTCGTCCGCCGCTTCAACGACGAGGTCGGCCTCAGCCCGGGCCGCTGGCTGATCCAGCAGCGGGTGGCCCGCGCCCGGCACCTGCTGGAGGCCGGCGACCTGCCGGTGGACCGGATCGCCGCCGAGGTCGGCTTCGCCACCGGCGCCTCGCTGCGCCAGCACCTGCACGCGGCGCTCGGAGTGTCCCCCCAGGTCTACCGCCGCACCTTCCGGCAGACTCGCTGA
- a CDS encoding NADP-dependent oxidoreductase yields the protein MNEANTMRVISQDVLGGPGVLREVRVERPRPRANEVLVRVRAAGVNPADWKLRAIGGHLGEPPFVLGWDVSGEIAETGFGVTAFRPGDEVFGMLPFPFGHGSHAEYVIAPARALVHKPAGLDHVRAGALPLVSLTAWQALTEHADVRPGQRVLIHAAAGGVGHVAVQIAKARGAYVIGTASAGKHGFLRAIGVDEPVDYRATDVTEAVRDVDVVLDTLGGENAVRSLRMVRPGGVVVSILPPASDDFHTEAERLGVRAVWMLVDADRAGMRAIAELAESGRLAPAIAGTFPLAEAAKAHELGETGRTAGKLVLLAD from the coding sequence ATGAACGAAGCGAACACGATGCGTGTCATCAGCCAGGACGTCCTCGGCGGACCCGGGGTGCTGAGGGAAGTACGGGTCGAGCGGCCGAGGCCGCGGGCCAACGAGGTGCTGGTACGGGTCCGGGCGGCCGGGGTGAACCCCGCCGACTGGAAGCTGCGGGCCATCGGCGGGCACCTCGGCGAGCCGCCGTTCGTCCTCGGCTGGGACGTCTCCGGGGAGATCGCGGAGACCGGGTTCGGCGTGACCGCGTTCCGGCCCGGTGACGAGGTCTTCGGCATGCTGCCCTTCCCCTTCGGCCACGGCTCGCACGCCGAGTACGTCATCGCCCCGGCCCGGGCCCTGGTGCACAAGCCGGCCGGCCTGGACCACGTGCGGGCGGGCGCGCTGCCGCTGGTGTCACTGACGGCCTGGCAGGCGCTGACCGAGCACGCGGACGTGCGGCCCGGACAGCGGGTGCTGATCCACGCGGCGGCCGGCGGGGTCGGTCACGTGGCCGTGCAGATCGCCAAGGCGCGCGGGGCGTACGTGATCGGCACGGCGAGCGCGGGCAAGCACGGATTCCTGCGGGCGATCGGCGTGGACGAGCCGGTCGACTACCGGGCCACCGATGTCACAGAGGCGGTGCGGGACGTGGACGTCGTCCTGGACACGCTCGGCGGTGAGAACGCGGTGCGGTCGCTGCGGATGGTGCGGCCGGGCGGTGTGGTGGTCTCGATCCTGCCGCCGGCCTCGGACGACTTCCACACCGAGGCCGAGCGGCTGGGCGTGCGGGCGGTGTGGATGCTGGTGGACGCCGACCGGGCCGGCATGCGGGCGATCGCGGAACTGGCGGAGTCCGGGCGGCTGGCACCGGCGATCGCCGGGACGTTTCCGCTGGCCGAGGCCGCGAAGGCGCACGAGCTGGGCGAGACCGGCCGGACGGCGGGGAAGCTGGTGCTGCTGGCGGACTGA
- a CDS encoding anti-sigma factor antagonist (This anti-anti-sigma factor, or anti-sigma factor antagonist, belongs to a family that includes characterized members SpoIIAA, RsbV, RsfA, and RsfB.), with protein sequence MRHEPVPLTRQLGVYAYRGHTVLEFRGEIDLVAAEEIGPFLDRVTGRAGVRAVLDLRPVEFFDCSGLRLLYRARSRVLERGGELHLVCTHPLTLRVIRVTGLARLLPPQPGLDAALDRPAGSP encoded by the coding sequence GTGCGACACGAACCTGTGCCCCTCACCCGGCAGCTCGGCGTGTACGCCTACCGCGGGCACACGGTGCTGGAGTTCCGGGGCGAGATCGACCTCGTCGCCGCGGAGGAGATCGGCCCGTTCCTCGACCGGGTCACCGGCCGGGCCGGTGTGCGGGCCGTGCTCGATCTGCGGCCGGTGGAGTTCTTCGACTGCTCGGGGCTGCGGCTGCTGTACCGGGCGCGCTCCCGGGTGCTGGAGCGCGGCGGCGAGCTGCACCTGGTGTGCACCCACCCGTTGACGCTGCGGGTCATCCGGGTCACCGGCCTGGCCCGGCTGCTGCCCCCGCAGCCGGGTCTGGACGCCGCGCTGGACCGCCCGGCCGGGTCGCCGTGA
- a CDS encoding complex I subunit 5 family protein — translation MRHLLPLLVALPLLGAALLAATGRRLPRIAVEITGFVVCGGTAALALVLLLNSSPPMTEWVGAWPPAGRESVGILVVGDGPALGMATLASLLTLAALAYSWRYFDAPPHGLTGAFTALMLVFQGAMCGFALAGDLFNAFVFFELMSVVAYALTGYRIDEAKAVQGALTFGIVNSLGAYALLMGIALLYARTGELAMARIGHGLDAAGPGGPDALVLTSFVLVLTGLLVKAAAVPFHFWLPDAHAVAPTPVCMLLSGVMVELGAYGVWRVYGTVFAGPGGIPAADLTRVLVTLGALTAVTGAVMCWYQRHIKRLLAYSTVAHTGLFLVGLGVLTPEADDGVALYLLGHAGVKAALFACAGALLDRFGSVDEHSLHGRGRPLRATGVMCAVGALGLAGLPPFGTALGKAVTEEAVGGPLTVVYVAASAITAGAVLRVTARVFLGLGPRPRDAEYETSGSDEEPETTGLLSRIPDTMTTVPAVLLAAALAVGVSPGFGTLVARSVGRAGPGDAHAAVHWTAHGVLLGVASTVLAVALAGLAVTRPDRTAAPGWAAPLRRLQSGHVGDYVAWLLVGTTVLGALALPGVLGY, via the coding sequence ATGCGCCATCTGCTCCCGCTGCTCGTCGCCCTCCCCCTGCTCGGCGCCGCCCTGCTGGCGGCCACCGGCCGCCGGCTGCCCCGGATCGCCGTCGAGATCACCGGGTTCGTGGTCTGCGGAGGCACCGCCGCCCTCGCCCTCGTCCTGCTGCTGAACTCATCCCCGCCGATGACCGAATGGGTCGGCGCCTGGCCGCCCGCCGGCCGGGAGAGCGTCGGCATCCTCGTCGTCGGGGACGGCCCGGCCCTCGGCATGGCCACGCTGGCCTCGCTGCTCACCCTCGCCGCGCTCGCCTACTCCTGGCGCTACTTCGACGCGCCTCCGCACGGCCTCACCGGCGCGTTCACCGCGCTGATGCTGGTCTTCCAGGGCGCCATGTGCGGATTCGCCCTCGCCGGCGACCTGTTCAACGCCTTCGTGTTCTTCGAGTTGATGAGCGTGGTGGCGTACGCCCTGACCGGCTACCGCATCGACGAGGCCAAGGCCGTCCAGGGCGCGCTCACCTTCGGCATCGTCAACTCCCTCGGAGCGTACGCCTTGTTGATGGGCATCGCCCTGCTGTACGCCCGCACCGGCGAACTGGCCATGGCGAGGATCGGCCACGGCCTCGACGCGGCCGGACCCGGCGGACCGGACGCGCTGGTCCTAACCTCCTTCGTGCTGGTGCTCACCGGACTGCTGGTCAAGGCGGCGGCCGTGCCCTTCCACTTCTGGCTGCCCGACGCGCACGCCGTCGCCCCCACCCCGGTCTGCATGCTGCTGTCCGGCGTCATGGTCGAACTCGGCGCCTACGGCGTGTGGCGGGTGTACGGCACCGTCTTCGCCGGACCCGGCGGCATCCCCGCCGCCGACCTGACCCGGGTGCTGGTGACCCTCGGTGCCCTCACCGCCGTGACCGGCGCCGTCATGTGCTGGTACCAACGGCACATCAAACGACTCCTCGCCTACTCCACGGTCGCCCACACCGGACTGTTCCTCGTCGGCCTCGGCGTGCTCACCCCCGAGGCCGACGACGGCGTCGCCCTCTACCTCCTCGGGCACGCCGGGGTGAAGGCCGCGCTGTTCGCCTGCGCGGGCGCCCTGCTGGACCGGTTCGGCAGCGTCGACGAGCACTCCCTGCACGGCCGGGGCCGGCCGCTGCGCGCGACCGGGGTGATGTGCGCCGTCGGCGCCCTGGGCCTGGCCGGGCTGCCGCCGTTCGGCACCGCGCTCGGCAAGGCGGTCACCGAGGAAGCGGTCGGCGGCCCGCTCACGGTGGTGTACGTGGCCGCCTCCGCGATCACCGCGGGCGCGGTGCTGCGGGTCACCGCCCGGGTCTTCCTCGGCCTAGGGCCGCGCCCCCGGGACGCGGAGTACGAGACCAGCGGCTCGGACGAGGAGCCCGAGACCACCGGCCTGCTGAGCCGGATCCCGGACACCATGACGACCGTGCCCGCCGTGCTGCTCGCCGCCGCCCTCGCGGTGGGCGTGTCTCCCGGTTTCGGCACGCTGGTGGCCCGCTCCGTCGGCCGGGCCGGCCCGGGCGACGCGCACGCCGCCGTGCACTGGACCGCGCACGGCGTGTTGCTGGGCGTGGCCTCCACCGTGCTGGCCGTGGCGCTGGCCGGCCTCGCCGTCACCCGCCCGGACCGGACCGCCGCGCCCGGCTGGGCCGCGCCCCTCAGACGCCTGCAGTCCGGGCACGTCGGTGACTACGTGGCCTGGCTGCTGGTGGGCACGACCGTGCTGGGGGCGCTGGCCCTGCCGGGAGTTCTCGGGTACTGA
- a CDS encoding sodium:proton antiporter, translating into MHVLPYLVAVHLFLTGCYGLATSRNLIHAVGCLAVCQSATYVLLLAVGYRDGGTAPVFSDVRPGSRPVVDPVVQALTLTDIVVGATVTALLLALVLQIAKRHGTVDPDELRELRG; encoded by the coding sequence ATGCACGTCCTGCCGTACCTGGTCGCCGTCCATCTCTTCCTGACCGGCTGCTACGGCCTGGCCACCAGCCGCAACCTCATCCACGCCGTGGGCTGTCTCGCGGTGTGCCAGTCCGCCACCTACGTCCTGCTGCTCGCGGTCGGCTACCGCGACGGCGGCACCGCGCCCGTCTTCTCCGACGTCCGGCCCGGCTCCCGCCCGGTGGTCGACCCGGTGGTGCAGGCCCTCACCCTCACCGACATCGTCGTGGGCGCCACCGTCACCGCGCTGCTGCTCGCCCTCGTGCTGCAGATCGCCAAGCGGCACGGCACGGTCGACCCCGACGAACTGCGGGAGCTGCGCGGCTGA
- a CDS encoding MnhB domain-containing protein: MNRLRLWLLAVGGAGLAALLVAACLELPGFGGDRHPYGDRAVHASLLRHTANTVASVNFDQRAYDTLGEMSILFAAVLGCVVLLRQARDEHRAPPEPAEVARPVRRYALLVLPVALVTGLYVIAHGQLSPGGGFQGGVVAATALHLLYLGADYGALERVRPLGVYQTTDALAVGAYLVMGLAPVLAGTAFLANTLLPYGTFGTLSSGGAVPLLNAAIGMEVASAAVVLLAHFLDQAVEIEEEHGR, encoded by the coding sequence GTGAACCGGCTGCGGCTGTGGTTGCTGGCCGTGGGCGGCGCAGGGCTCGCCGCCCTGCTCGTCGCCGCCTGCCTCGAACTGCCCGGATTCGGCGGCGACCGCCACCCGTACGGCGACCGGGCCGTCCACGCCTCCCTCCTGCGGCACACCGCCAACACCGTCGCCTCCGTCAACTTCGACCAGCGCGCCTACGACACCCTCGGCGAGATGAGCATCCTGTTCGCCGCCGTCCTCGGCTGCGTGGTGCTGCTGCGCCAGGCCCGCGACGAGCACCGCGCCCCGCCCGAACCCGCCGAGGTGGCCCGCCCGGTCCGCCGCTACGCCCTGCTCGTGCTGCCCGTCGCCCTGGTCACCGGCCTCTACGTCATCGCCCACGGCCAGCTCAGCCCCGGCGGCGGCTTCCAGGGCGGGGTCGTCGCCGCGACCGCCCTGCACCTGCTCTACCTCGGCGCCGACTACGGCGCGCTGGAACGCGTCCGCCCGCTCGGCGTCTACCAGACCACCGACGCGCTCGCCGTCGGCGCCTACCTCGTGATGGGCCTCGCCCCGGTCCTGGCCGGCACCGCCTTCCTGGCCAACACGCTGCTGCCGTACGGCACGTTCGGCACGCTGTCCTCCGGCGGCGCCGTCCCGCTGCTGAACGCGGCCATCGGCATGGAGGTGGCGAGCGCGGCCGTCGTGCTGCTCGCCCACTTCCTGGACCAGGCCGTCGAGATCGAGGAGGAGCACGGCAGGTGA
- a CDS encoding Na(+)/H(+) antiporter subunit B codes for MADALIGLALLLVAASATAAVAQRDPARQALVLSFMGVLLAALFTVLQAPDVGLSQLAVGSALTPLLIMLSVRKVRRRGRAKKEAK; via the coding sequence GTGGCTGACGCGCTGATCGGCCTCGCCCTGCTGCTCGTCGCCGCCTCCGCCACCGCGGCCGTGGCCCAGCGCGACCCCGCCCGCCAGGCGCTGGTGCTGTCCTTCATGGGCGTGCTGCTGGCCGCGCTGTTCACCGTGCTCCAGGCCCCGGACGTCGGCCTGTCCCAGCTCGCCGTCGGCTCGGCCCTCACCCCGCTGCTGATCATGCTGTCGGTCCGCAAGGTGAGACGGCGGGGCCGCGCGAAGAAGGAGGCGAAGTGA
- a CDS encoding MrpF/PhaF family protein, whose translation MNGWNLAAAVLLGAGGAAALWGVTTGPPARRVIAQNMTTSAVCPALLLLAQGYGRPAYVDLALLLSLLGPVGTLVFARLFSDDLSEGCPGAWGLTWTAVGAGAVVVIVLCVAVGPGRALVKLLLTGALLTGGNIIASRALAGGFRGVRGG comes from the coding sequence GTGAACGGCTGGAACCTCGCGGCGGCCGTCCTGCTCGGCGCGGGCGGGGCCGCCGCGCTGTGGGGCGTGACCACCGGCCCGCCGGCCCGCCGGGTGATCGCTCAGAACATGACCACCTCCGCCGTCTGCCCGGCCCTGCTGCTCCTCGCCCAGGGCTACGGCCGCCCCGCCTACGTCGACCTCGCCCTGCTGCTCTCCCTGCTCGGCCCGGTCGGCACGCTGGTCTTCGCCCGGCTGTTCTCCGACGACCTGTCCGAGGGGTGCCCGGGCGCCTGGGGGCTGACCTGGACGGCGGTGGGGGCCGGCGCGGTCGTCGTGATCGTGCTGTGCGTGGCCGTCGGTCCCGGCCGCGCCCTGGTCAAACTGCTGCTGACCGGTGCCCTGTTGACCGGCGGCAACATCATCGCCTCCCGGGCGCTGGCCGGCGGATTCCGGGGGGTGCGGGGTGGCTGA
- a CDS encoding glycoside hydrolase family 16 protein has translation MASPRLLRRCLLAALSAALIGSAAVGPARAESAAPAAAAVTTFSDTFDGPAGAAVDGSKWTLETGDNVNNHERQYYTSGTKNAALDGQGHLVITARKENPAGYQCWYGSCQYTSARLNTAGKFTAQYGHVEARMKIPRGQGMWPAFWMLGTPVNWPDSGEIDVMENVGFEPSTVHGTLHGPGYSGSGGIGAGYTLPNGQAFADAFHTFAVDWAPDSITWSVDGNVYQRRTPADLGGRTWVFNKPFFLILNLAVGGYWPGDPDGSTQFPQTLVVDSVSVTTSDSAAGVPIRGLAGKCVDVAGANSANGTPVQLYDCNGTNAQAWTVGSDGTLRALGKCLDVSGGGTADGTPVQLWDCNGSPAQKWALPAARDIVNPQADKCLDVTGNNSANGTRLQIWTCTGGANQKWTVG, from the coding sequence ATGGCCTCCCCACGCCTGCTCCGCAGATGTCTCCTCGCCGCCCTGTCCGCGGCGCTGATCGGCTCCGCCGCCGTCGGCCCGGCGCGCGCCGAGAGCGCCGCCCCGGCGGCCGCGGCCGTCACCACCTTCTCCGACACCTTCGACGGGCCCGCGGGCGCGGCGGTCGACGGCTCCAAGTGGACGCTGGAGACCGGCGACAACGTCAACAACCACGAGCGGCAGTACTACACCTCGGGCACGAAGAACGCGGCCCTGGACGGCCAGGGCCATCTGGTGATCACGGCCCGCAAGGAGAACCCGGCCGGCTACCAGTGCTGGTACGGCAGCTGCCAGTACACCTCCGCCCGGCTGAACACCGCCGGCAAGTTCACCGCCCAGTACGGGCATGTCGAGGCCCGCATGAAGATCCCGCGCGGGCAGGGCATGTGGCCGGCGTTCTGGATGCTCGGCACCCCGGTCAACTGGCCGGACTCGGGCGAGATCGACGTGATGGAGAACGTCGGCTTCGAACCGTCGACCGTGCACGGCACCCTCCACGGCCCCGGCTACTCCGGCTCGGGCGGCATAGGCGCGGGCTACACCCTGCCGAACGGGCAGGCCTTCGCGGACGCCTTCCACACCTTCGCCGTCGACTGGGCGCCCGACTCGATCACCTGGTCGGTGGACGGGAACGTCTACCAGCGCCGCACGCCCGCCGATCTGGGCGGCCGGACCTGGGTGTTCAACAAGCCGTTCTTCCTGATCCTGAACCTCGCGGTCGGCGGCTACTGGCCCGGCGACCCGGACGGCTCCACGCAGTTCCCGCAGACGCTGGTGGTGGACTCGGTGTCGGTGACGACGAGCGACAGCGCCGCCGGGGTGCCGATCCGGGGCCTGGCGGGCAAGTGCGTGGACGTGGCCGGCGCGAACTCCGCGAACGGCACCCCGGTCCAGCTCTACGACTGCAACGGCACGAACGCGCAGGCGTGGACCGTCGGCTCGGACGGCACGCTACGGGCCCTCGGCAAGTGCCTGGACGTCAGCGGCGGCGGCACCGCCGACGGCACACCCGTCCAGCTGTGGGACTGCAACGGTAGCCCCGCCCAGAAGTGGGCCCTCCCGGCGGCCCGCGACATCGTCAACCCGCAGGCGGACAAGTGCCTCGACGTCACCGGGAACAACTCGGCCAACGGTACGCGGCTGCAGATCTGGACCTGCACGGGCGGCGCCAACCAGAAGTGGACGGTCGGCTGA